A stretch of the Clostridium fungisolvens genome encodes the following:
- a CDS encoding PHP domain-containing protein, producing MDYKVDFHTHTIFSDGGSTPEELIDDAVVGEVKALALTDHDNIEGIYEVSRLAKENNIDFLNGIEISALYKDGRIIHILGIGIDLDNAQFLKAYIEMKEARHESVSNILSIINKQGISIDIEQLKEKSFRKYLDRYDVYKYFIENKICETAQGIWDKYLDPIPYGEKELFKVEDAIRVIKEAGGISFLAHYNKHMGFAGLNNEKIEEEIRYLVSLGLDGVERYYPFHSEEDYKFLDYLINKYNLMISGGTDYHGKNRLDIKIGSGKDNNLIIPYEVYTNIIKILEQRKF from the coding sequence ATGGATTATAAAGTTGATTTTCATACACATACAATTTTTTCTGATGGAGGAAGTACTCCAGAAGAACTGATCGATGATGCTGTAGTAGGAGAGGTTAAAGCACTAGCTCTCACAGATCATGATAATATAGAAGGAATTTATGAAGTGTCCAGGCTGGCTAAGGAAAATAATATAGATTTTCTTAATGGCATAGAGATAAGTGCACTATACAAGGATGGAAGAATTATTCATATTTTAGGCATAGGAATTGATTTAGATAATGCGCAATTCTTGAAGGCTTATATTGAAATGAAGGAAGCAAGACACGAAAGTGTAAGTAATATCTTATCAATAATAAATAAACAAGGGATAAGTATTGATATAGAGCAATTAAAAGAAAAGTCATTTAGAAAATATTTAGACAGATACGATGTTTATAAGTACTTTATTGAAAACAAAATATGTGAAACTGCTCAAGGAATTTGGGATAAATATTTAGATCCAATTCCATATGGTGAAAAAGAATTATTTAAAGTGGAAGATGCCATAAGAGTAATAAAAGAAGCTGGAGGAATATCTTTTCTAGCACATTATAATAAACATATGGGATTCGCAGGACTGAATAATGAAAAGATAGAAGAAGAGATAAGATACTTAGTTAGTTTGGGATTAGATGGAGTTGAAAGATACTATCCTTTCCACAGTGAAGAAGATTATAAATTTTTAGATTACCTGATTAATAAATATAATTTAATGATATCTGGTGGTACAGATTACCACGGTAAAAATAGACTAGATATAAAAATTGGAAGTGGAAAAGATAATAATCTTATAATACCTTATGAAGTTTATACGAATATAATTAAGATATTAGAGCAAAGGAAGTTCTAA
- a CDS encoding biotin transporter BioY: MRKKIKINDMIYAALFATLISVFGYISIPLPFSPVPLTGQTLMIMLVGCVLTPLQAGLSLITFIFMGIIGLPVFSGGASGIGVIIGSNGGYLMGFLIGSVVISLIKNKNSSILSMISANIIGGIVVVYILGVLWLSYITGMGVYRAFIVGALPFIIGDLIKAVVAAIVAKRINTLRR; this comes from the coding sequence ATGAGAAAAAAAATAAAAATAAACGATATGATTTATGCAGCTCTTTTTGCCACCTTAATTTCTGTTTTTGGTTATATTTCAATTCCACTTCCCTTTAGTCCAGTTCCTCTAACAGGACAAACTTTGATGATAATGCTTGTTGGGTGTGTACTTACTCCACTTCAAGCTGGATTAAGCCTAATTACATTTATATTTATGGGGATTATTGGGCTTCCAGTATTTTCTGGAGGTGCTTCAGGTATAGGAGTTATTATAGGTTCTAACGGAGGGTATCTAATGGGATTTCTTATTGGTTCCGTAGTTATTAGTTTAATAAAGAATAAGAATAGTTCTATTCTTTCCATGATATCAGCCAACATTATTGGCGGAATTGTTGTGGTCTATATTTTAGGAGTTTTATGGCTATCTTATATTACAGGAATGGGAGTATATAGAGCCTTTATTGTAGGAGCACTTCCTTTTATTATCGGAGATTTAATTAAAGCAGTGGTTGCTGCAATAGTTGCTAAAAGAATTAATACTTTAAGAAGATAA
- a CDS encoding peptide deformylase produces the protein MAVKEIFLLGNEKLYNVSEEIKQEELVEVEEVVKDLHDTLMNFRKEYGAGRAIAAPQIGYFKRLIYMNIDKEVVLINPKLEYVDDEMITVWDDCMCFPELLVKVKRFKRCVVYYKDLAWKDNLIELEGDISELIQHEYDHLDGILAVQKAIDDRSFSIKTKIIKNT, from the coding sequence ATGGCTGTTAAAGAAATTTTTTTATTAGGAAATGAAAAATTATACAATGTTTCAGAAGAGATAAAACAAGAGGAATTAGTTGAAGTTGAAGAAGTTGTAAAAGATTTGCATGATACCTTAATGAATTTTAGAAAAGAATACGGCGCAGGAAGAGCTATTGCTGCTCCTCAAATTGGATATTTTAAAAGACTTATTTATATGAATATAGATAAGGAAGTTGTATTGATAAATCCTAAGCTAGAATATGTTGATGATGAAATGATTACAGTTTGGGATGATTGTATGTGCTTCCCTGAACTTTTGGTAAAAGTAAAAAGATTTAAAAGGTGCGTAGTATATTATAAAGATTTAGCTTGGAAAGATAATTTGATAGAGTTAGAAGGTGATATATCTGAATTGATACAACATGAATATGATCACTTAGATGGAATTTTAGCAGTGCAAAAGGCTATAGATGATAGATCTTTTAGTATAAAAACTAAAATAATAAAGAATACGTAA
- a CDS encoding Cache 3/Cache 2 fusion domain-containing protein: MRVKYKLIISYLVLIVFAVSVLGFLIGKKSNDAVFKELDEKSQRLTESIITTLSVRNDLLTEKSYGDLNFANTLLNNFSDLRVNYNESVKIGQFNLPVLYAGNQRLSLDNTIVDKLKQSTGTVATIFLLHDNKLIRVSSTIFKDNQRVLGTYITDDSVAYNRIISNQEYIGDILIEGVGYVTRMKPLLDKDNKVIGAIGIGNKTINSYLEETISNVKLGKTGYAYILDSKGNVVIHPTEKGKNVNNYDFVQKMHQGSGGRIEYTYNGVKKVGYYQFFEAWHVYVVTTANYEELNSSAKSIFSTTVITGSIIIILSGIIGLFLANTLVKPLDKLKSCMEIAGKGDLTVHCDIESKDEIGILANSFNHMLAENRRLVEETLEYDKLKTEFIANMSHELRTPLNIIFSTAQLFNVLISNGEDLNTDKIRNYTSSIRQNCYRLLRLVNNLIDMTKIDSGFMKLELRNDNIVQVAEEITQSTAAYVGQMDRTIIFDTNQEEKIMAFDAEKLERILLNLISNATKFTEPGDEINVTLFDCEEYIIISVKDTGRGIPEDKVSQLFQRFKQVDPLLSRSHEGSGIGLSIVKALVEMHDGTIEVKSEFGKGTEFIITLPVKIVAEKEHIKVNSNFTNQSKVENIHIEFSDIYN; the protein is encoded by the coding sequence ATGAGAGTAAAATATAAACTTATCATCAGTTATTTGGTTTTAATCGTATTTGCCGTAAGCGTTTTAGGCTTTTTAATTGGTAAAAAATCAAATGACGCAGTTTTTAAAGAATTAGATGAGAAAAGTCAGCGTTTAACAGAATCAATTATTACTACCCTTAGTGTAAGAAATGATCTTCTGACAGAAAAATCCTATGGAGATCTGAATTTCGCAAATACTTTATTAAATAATTTTTCTGATTTGAGAGTGAATTATAATGAAAGTGTAAAGATTGGCCAGTTTAATTTACCTGTTTTATACGCAGGAAATCAAAGGCTATCACTTGATAACACTATTGTGGATAAGCTTAAACAGTCTACTGGTACTGTGGCTACAATATTTTTATTACATGATAATAAATTAATAAGGGTTTCCAGTACAATTTTCAAAGATAACCAGCGAGTATTAGGTACGTATATAACCGATGATTCAGTTGCTTATAATAGAATAATTAGTAATCAAGAATATATTGGTGATATTTTAATAGAAGGCGTTGGATATGTTACAAGAATGAAGCCTTTATTGGACAAAGATAATAAAGTTATTGGGGCAATTGGAATAGGAAATAAGACTATTAATAGTTATTTGGAAGAAACCATAAGTAATGTTAAGTTGGGAAAGACTGGTTATGCATATATACTTGATTCTAAAGGAAATGTAGTTATTCATCCAACTGAAAAAGGTAAGAATGTAAATAATTATGATTTCGTTCAAAAGATGCATCAAGGCAGTGGTGGAAGAATAGAATACACCTATAACGGAGTAAAAAAAGTAGGATACTATCAATTCTTCGAGGCTTGGCATGTATATGTAGTAACAACAGCTAATTACGAAGAACTAAACTCTTCAGCTAAATCAATTTTCAGCACTACAGTTATTACTGGTTCTATAATAATTATCTTAAGTGGAATTATAGGATTGTTTTTAGCTAATACTTTAGTAAAACCTTTAGATAAATTAAAATCATGTATGGAGATAGCAGGAAAAGGTGACTTAACTGTTCATTGTGACATAGAAAGTAAAGATGAGATTGGAATCTTAGCCAATAGCTTTAATCATATGTTGGCTGAGAATAGAAGATTGGTCGAGGAGACTTTGGAATACGATAAATTAAAAACTGAGTTTATTGCAAATATGTCTCATGAATTAAGAACTCCTTTAAATATTATTTTTTCAACAGCACAGCTATTTAATGTTCTAATTAGTAATGGTGAAGATTTAAATACTGACAAAATAAGAAATTATACATCTAGTATAAGACAAAATTGCTATAGACTATTAAGACTTGTGAATAATTTAATTGATATGACTAAGATTGATTCTGGTTTTATGAAGCTGGAGTTAAGAAACGATAATATAGTACAGGTTGCAGAAGAAATAACACAATCAACCGCTGCGTATGTAGGCCAAATGGATAGAACAATTATATTTGATACTAATCAGGAAGAAAAAATTATGGCTTTTGATGCAGAGAAATTAGAAAGAATTCTGCTTAATTTAATTTCAAATGCAACTAAATTCACTGAACCTGGAGATGAAATTAATGTTACTTTGTTCGATTGTGAGGAGTATATAATAATTAGTGTAAAAGATACTGGGAGAGGAATTCCAGAAGATAAAGTTTCACAGCTTTTTCAAAGGTTTAAGCAAGTAGACCCATTGCTTAGCAGAAGTCATGAAGGTAGTGGCATAGGATTGTCAATTGTTAAGGCTTTGGTGGAGATGCATGATGGAACAATTGAAGTAAAGAGTGAGTTTGGAAAAGGCACAGAGTTCATAATAACATTGCCTGTCAAAATCGTTGCAGAGAAAGAACATATAAAAGTTAATAGCAATTTTACAAATCAATCTAAGGTTGAAAATATACATATTGAGTTTTCAGATATATATAACTAA